Proteins encoded within one genomic window of Gloeocapsa sp. DLM2.Bin57:
- a CDS encoding glucose-6-phosphate isomerase, with translation MNSQELWQRYQDWLYYHGELELYLDISRMRFPDSLLSTLQPKFEKAFADMKALEGGAIANPDEERMVGHYWLRNPDLAPAAPKKEIVETLEAMESFIQKVHQGTIKPPGADKFTDILSVGIGGSALGPQFIAEALTPDFPPLNIHFIDNTDPSGIDRVLNRIKNRLPSTLVIVTSKSGGTPETRNGMLEVAEFYKQQGLDFPSHAVAITMAGSKMDQIQKEQGWLASFPMFDWVGGRTSVMSAVGLLGAGLLGVDLKAMIAGAKEMDMATRIADIKKNPAALLTLAWYYSGDGKGSKDMVILPYKDSLLLFSRYLQQLVMESLGKEKDLDGNTVYQGIAVYGNKGSTDQHAYVQQLREGVPNFFATFIEVLEDRNGKSLEVERDATSGDFLSGFLLGTRQALYENNRDSITITIPKVDARRVGALIALYERAVSFYASIVNINAYHQPGVEAGKKAAASVLDLQRSILKAIKNSSAPLSIADLAAKAGATEQVETVYKIVRHLAANNRGVSLEGNPSTPGSLMVSMVQA, from the coding sequence ATGAATAGTCAAGAACTTTGGCAACGTTATCAAGATTGGCTTTATTACCATGGGGAACTAGAATTATATCTAGATATTAGTCGGATGCGCTTCCCTGATAGTCTGTTATCTACACTGCAACCTAAGTTTGAGAAAGCTTTTGCAGATATGAAAGCACTAGAAGGAGGAGCGATCGCCAATCCCGACGAAGAACGCATGGTAGGTCACTACTGGTTAAGAAATCCAGATCTAGCCCCAGCAGCGCCCAAAAAAGAGATTGTTGAGACTTTGGAGGCTATGGAAAGCTTTATCCAGAAAGTACACCAAGGCACAATCAAACCACCAGGAGCAGATAAATTTACCGATATCCTCTCCGTGGGTATAGGTGGCTCAGCCCTTGGACCTCAATTCATCGCTGAAGCCCTTACTCCTGACTTTCCCCCTCTCAACATCCACTTTATTGATAATACCGATCCTAGCGGTATCGATAGAGTCTTAAATCGGATTAAAAACCGTCTCCCTAGCACTCTGGTAATCGTTACCAGCAAATCAGGAGGAACACCCGAAACCCGTAACGGGATGTTAGAAGTAGCCGAATTCTACAAACAACAAGGCTTAGACTTTCCTAGTCACGCAGTAGCGATTACTATGGCAGGAAGCAAAATGGACCAAATCCAAAAAGAACAAGGTTGGTTAGCCAGTTTTCCTATGTTCGATTGGGTAGGAGGTCGTACTTCTGTAATGTCAGCGGTAGGCTTACTTGGCGCAGGGTTACTAGGTGTAGATCTCAAAGCCATGATCGCGGGAGCAAAAGAAATGGATATGGCTACTCGTATAGCAGATATCAAAAAAAATCCCGCCGCCTTGTTAACCTTAGCTTGGTACTATAGCGGTGATGGCAAAGGTAGCAAAGATATGGTCATACTTCCTTATAAAGATAGTCTTCTCCTCTTCTCTCGCTATCTCCAACAATTAGTTATGGAGTCACTAGGGAAAGAAAAAGACTTAGACGGTAACACCGTTTATCAGGGTATCGCTGTTTATGGTAACAAAGGTTCAACGGACCAACACGCTTACGTACAACAGTTAAGAGAAGGTGTACCCAACTTCTTCGCTACCTTTATTGAAGTGCTAGAAGATAGAAACGGAAAATCCCTCGAAGTAGAAAGGGATGCTACCTCGGGAGACTTCCTCTCAGGATTCCTCCTCGGAACACGACAAGCACTCTATGAGAATAATCGCGATTCCATCACCATTACCATCCCTAAAGTAGATGCACGTCGTGTGGGTGCATTAATCGCCCTCTACGAAAGAGCAGTTAGTTTCTACGCTTCTATTGTCAATATCAACGCCTATCACCAACCTGGAGTAGAAGCAGGTAAAAAAGCCGCAGCTTCAGTATTAGACCTACAGCGTAGTATCTTAAAAGCCATCAAAAATAGCTCAGCACCCCTGAGTATCGCCG
- a CDS encoding phosphopyruvate hydratase encodes MYIDDIILTEVLDSRGNPTVEATVYLEDGTTGKALVPSGASTGEKEAVELRDKDPKRYGGKGVLKAIENATDKLVPDLLGMDVTQQREIDQLMIAIDGTEYKSVIGANGILAISLASAKAAANYLKLPLYRYIGGVNASLLPVPCLNVINGGGHADNTVDFQEFMIAPHNAPSFTESIRMGIETFHTLKSLLKKKGYSTGIGDEGGFAPDLKSNVEAVELILEAITLAGYKPGEDISLCLDPATSEMCKETHNKYRFFKSDQSVKSAEEMVELWKSWVEQYPIVSIEDGMGEADWEGWKLLTDEIGDKVELVGDDLFCTNPKILAQGIEAGVANSILIKVNQIGTLTETLDTIELAKKNSYKCFVSHRSGETEDTTISDLVVATSTGKIKTGSGCRGERIAKFNQLLRIERELGTTARFAGRKAFQ; translated from the coding sequence ATGTATATTGATGATATAATTCTTACTGAAGTATTAGATTCCCGTGGTAACCCCACAGTCGAAGCAACAGTTTATCTTGAAGACGGGACAACGGGTAAAGCTTTAGTACCCTCGGGAGCATCCACAGGAGAAAAAGAAGCGGTAGAACTCAGAGACAAAGATCCTAAACGCTACGGTGGTAAAGGTGTACTCAAAGCGATCGAAAATGCCACCGATAAACTCGTACCAGACTTGCTCGGGATGGACGTCACCCAACAAAGAGAGATTGACCAATTAATGATCGCAATCGACGGTACAGAGTACAAAAGTGTCATCGGTGCTAACGGCATCCTAGCGATTTCCCTAGCCTCAGCTAAAGCAGCAGCTAACTATCTCAAACTACCCCTCTATCGCTATATCGGTGGTGTAAACGCTTCTTTACTACCAGTACCCTGCTTAAACGTAATCAACGGTGGAGGACACGCAGATAATACGGTAGATTTCCAAGAATTTATGATCGCCCCCCACAATGCCCCTAGCTTTACCGAATCCATTCGCATGGGGATTGAAACCTTCCACACCCTCAAATCCCTACTGAAGAAAAAAGGCTATAGCACAGGAATTGGTGATGAAGGTGGGTTCGCACCTGATCTTAAATCCAACGTAGAAGCAGTAGAACTGATTCTCGAAGCTATTACTCTAGCAGGATACAAACCAGGAGAAGATATCTCCCTCTGTCTCGATCCCGCTACCTCAGAAATGTGTAAAGAAACCCACAATAAATATCGTTTCTTCAAATCAGACCAATCCGTCAAAAGTGCTGAAGAAATGGTGGAACTCTGGAAAAGTTGGGTAGAACAATATCCCATCGTTTCTATCGAAGACGGTATGGGTGAAGCAGATTGGGAAGGTTGGAAACTCTTGACTGATGAGATAGGAGATAAGGTAGAACTAGTTGGAGATGACCTTTTCTGTACCAACCCTAAAATTTTAGCCCAAGGTATAGAAGCAGGAGTCGCTAACTCTATCTTGATTAAAGTTAACCAAATCGGCACACTTACCGAAACTCTCGACACCATCGAACTAGCCAAAAAGAATAGCTATAAATGCTTTGTCTCTCACCGTTCAGGTGAAACTGAAGATACCACTATCTCTGACCTAGTGGTTGCTACCAGTACAGGCAAAATCAAAACAGGTTCAGGTTGTCGCGGTGAAAGAATCGCTAAATTTAACCAACTACTCAGAATCGAAAGAGAGTTAGGTACAACTGCTCGTTTCGCAGGTAGAAAAGCGTTTCAATAA